The DNA region TGCTGAGGATGGTTTGCCCGCCGTGCAGCGCGATGGCATCCTTCACTTTCTGTAACGCTTTGGCGCGTTTTTTATTCATATCGCCTTTAAACATGGTGTACCTCTGGTGTTGGTGCATTTATTAACGGGCAGACGCTACAGATTCACTCTGTACGACAGCCTTAAAACGGTTCGCAATAATTGTGGTAATGCAGGTCATAATCATGACGATGGCCATCACGATCGCCATTTGCAGCGCATTGCTGGATAAGAACGGCGAGGCGAAAGCCGGAACGTAGGCCACCCCTTTGACGTTAAAGAAGCCGAGCATCATGCCGCCCATCCCCGCCCAGAAAATGGCGGAGCCAAAGACGATTTTGTTGGCGAACATGAAGGGGTAGGCGGATTCCACGAAGGTCCCGAAGCCCAGGTTGATAAGCAGGCCCGGTGTGGCAACGGCCGCTTCGCTTTTTTCGCGTGGCGCGATGACGTTCGCCAGGTTGATGCCGGCTGCGACCATGACCAGACCGACCATGTCCACGGCGCCGAGGAAACTGACGCCCGATTTTTCCATCTCCAGCAGCACCAGCGGCAGGATGACCGCGTGATAGACGCCGCCCAGAATGGCTGGCCAGATAACCAAACCGGCCAGCAGCCCGGCAAGAATCGGACTGAATGCCAGCGTGCTTTCGATAGCCAGTTTGATGTAGTTACCTGCGGAGAGCGCCAGTGGGCTCAGCAGATAGTGCATGATCAAGCCGGCAGCCAGACCCGAAATCCCGCCAGCGACGATGTTGACGGTGGTCATCGGGAAGCGCCAGTTCAGGCACAGTTCAAACAACCAGCGCACAAAAATCCCGGCCATCACACCGCCGATAATCCCGCCGATCAGGCCGCCTTCAACGGAAAGCACCCCGGCGACGACCCCGGCCACAATCGAAACTTCATCGAGTTCGGAAATCTGTTTTGCCGCCAGCACGGCAACCAGCACCGGAAGCCCTTTCAGCAGGATTTCAAAGATATCGTTGAGTTTTTCCAGCCCGGGAATGTGGCTCAGGGCGAGTACGATCGCCATTGCGATAAAGCCCGGCAGCGCTGGGATCATGATGCTGCGGATGTTAAAGCGCTTGAGCAGACTTTTTCCGGAACCGCCCTGTGAAGGCGACGCGCTGCCCAACTGGGGTTTGTACTTGATACCCCAGTGTTTACACAGTGAGGCCACGAAGGAGACTGCGCGGGTGCGGCTGGTGGTGCCGGTTGTACCTGAAGTCGCAACCACATTGGCACCTTTTGCGGCGACCAGCGCCATCGAGGTGCCGCCGGTGCCGACGATAGGGGTTTTCATCTCCACGGCGGCATCAAAAACGGCCTGGTTTGCTTTTACCGGATCGGCGCTCATCACCACGATCCCGTCGATCTCACCGCTACGGATCATCCCGGCTATCTGACGATCGCTCTCGACGACGGAGGCATTCACCTCGGCGAGTTTTCCCTGAAAGATGCGTTGTGGTTTTGTGTTGTTTTCTGCGGTTAAGGCATAGACGGATGCGGGAGTGTCAGGTTTAGCGACATCCATCGAGGCGTCTGCCGCGATGAACTGCACGGCGGCGACTGTAACACCCGCGGCTTCGCACTGCTGATAAATCTCCTGGAGTAACTTCTCTGGCTCGGCGCCACCCAGGTTGTAGAGGTTGCCTCCACTGCTTCCAATAATCGCAATTTTTTTCATAGCGGCCTCAAAGGTAGGGTAAGGGGTTATCTGTGTTGTAGTGGAATCATATTCCCAATCAAAACAAAATAAAGCAACATCTAGAGATCGTGGAAAACTGTCGATAAAATACGATCGCTTATTTAACTAATTGAATATAATCAATAAAATATTATTTTTGTTTTGTGTTGATATTTGTTGTTTTGTGATGTGGTTCAAACAAGAGGGAAGAAGAGGAACAGGGGGAATCCCCCTGTTCTGAGGAGATCAGTTTTCTTTGACCAGTTTACGCGGCTCATTATCAATCGGCTTACCGGACCAGTAGCCAGCCAGCAGGGAACCGGAAAGGTTGTGCCAGACGGAGAACAGCGCGCCAGGCAGTGCGGCGAGCGGTCCGAAGTAGATTTTACCCAGCGCGGCGGCGAGACCTGAGTTTTGCATTCCCACTTCGATTGCCAGTGTGCGGCAGGTTGACTCGTCAAAACCAAACAGACGCCCGCCCCAGTAACCGCCGAGCAGGCCGATGGTGTTGTGCAGGATAACGGCGATAATCACCACAAAGCCGACGGACGCGATATGCGCGGCGGAACCCGCGACCACTGCGCTGATAATCGCCAGAATGCAGACCATCGAAAACGCGGGCAGGTAAGGCTCGACCGCCTTCACCACGCGCGGGAACAGGTGGTGGATCACCAGGCCCAGAGCAATCGGGATCACTACAATCTGCAGAATACTGAGCAGCATGCCCATCACATCAACCTGAATATGCGCATCGACATACAGACGCGTCAGCAGCGGCGTGGCAACCACACCCACCAGCGTGGAAACGGATGAGATCGTCACCGAGAGCGCCACATCCCCTTTCGCCAGATAGATCATGACGTTAGATGCCGTGCCGCTGGCCACGCTGCCCACCAACACCATTCCGGCGGAGAGTTCCGGCGGCATGTTAAACGCCAGCGCCAGTATCCATGCCGCCAGCGGCATGACCAGATAGTGCAGGAAGATCCCCGCCGCAACCGGCGCGGGGCGCGAAAGCACGCGTTTGAAATCATCCACCTTCAGGTGGACGCCCATGCCGAACATAATCAGCATCAGCAGTGTCGTTACCCACGGGCCGACAGGGATGAAGGTGGATGGCGTGTAATAGGCAATAACCGAGAGCAGCAGCGCCCATAACGGGAACAGCCTGGTGAGAGTGGCGAGCATGTTGTTTTCCTTGCACGTATGTTGTGTTTGCTTGTTATAAACCGGTCAGGATCGAGCCAAACCATAGTTAGGTTTTATATTGTGAAGGTATATTATTCAAACAAATTATACACTTTATCCTTCAAGCTGCCTCAGCGTTGGCTGTCTTCGTTCACCCCTGTCACTTACTTATGTAAGCTCCAGGGGATTCTCTCAGTTGCCGCCTTGATGCAACTCGAATGATTTTGTGTATATGTTCAAGTTCTGACTTTGAGATTTTCCCAACTCAGGCCGAATCGTGCCAGATACTTACGCAGACGGTCGGCATCGTTGGGATTGGCTTTCTTTTGTCGGGAGACGGCGAAGAGTTCACGTCCGGCTTCGGACAACGATGCGCTGCGGCGACAGACGTCGAGCACGGTTTCCAGCTGGCGGCGATCAAAGAGGTCGAGTTCCATCTCCAGTTCCGGTTGTGACGACGCGTCCCCCCAGCTTTCCTGCAACAGCGCAATCTCTTCTTCGACGAGGGCAAGCGTAATACGCCCTTTCTCGGCCAGCGTCGCCATTCGCGCGACGGAGGAGCTCAGCTCGCGGAAATTGCCGCGCCACTGCGCCTGCGGCGAACAGGCAAACGCCAGATAGCGTTCGCGCGCCTCTTTATCAAAGCGGATCTGACTCTGTCGACTGCGGGAGAAACGTTGCAACTCATACTCCACGTTAGGAGCGATATCTTCACGTCGCTGCGCAAGGCCGGGCAGGGGAAAGCGCCACATGTTAATTCGTGCGTAGAGATCTTCACGAAAACGTCCTTCGGCGACCCACTGCGGCATATCGCGATGGGTTCCGGCAATCAACTGGAAGTCGCTGTGCACCTCTTTATCGGAGCCAAACGGGAAGAAGGTTTTCTCCTCGATCGCTTTCAGCAGCATGGCCTGTTCATCCAGCCCCAGTTCAGCGATCTCATCCAGAAACAGCACGCCGCCATCGGCTTCGCGCAACAGCCCGGTTCGCGACGACAGTGCGCCCGTAAAAGCACCTTTCACATGACCAAACAGTGTCGACATGGCGTTATCACCGCGCAGCGTCGCGCAGTTCACTGCCACCAGTTTTCCACCCACCAGATGTCGCGACTGGCGAAGCTGAAAAATCCGTGTGGTGAGGAAGGATTTCCCCGCGCCAGTAGGGCCGGTGAGCAGGATAGGATCGCCAGAGCGCAAGGCAACGCGCTCAATGCGGTCAATCAGTTTGTTGAACGTCGCATTGCGCGTCTCGATACCGGCTTTGAGGAAGGAGACCGACTGCTGCTGCTCACGCTGAAAGCGACTGGTGAGCGTGGCATAGCGGCTTAAATCGAGATCGATAACCGAACAACTGCCAGCGGCAACGTCCTCTTGCGGCGCACCCTTCGGCGCGGGACAGGTTTGCAGCAGGCTGGCGGGCAGATAACGGGCTTCCGTCAGCAGGAACCAGCAAATTTGCGCCACGTGGGTGCCGGTGGTGATGTGTACCAGATACTCTTCGTTCTCGGTATCAAAAGTGTAGTGAGTAGCAAAGTCGAGGAACGCGGCATAGACCTCTTCGAAATCCCACGGATCGGCAATGGTAATCGCATGCGGGCGGACCTGGGTATGCGGGGAGAGCAGGTTGATATCCTCTGCCAACTGCTGGCACATCCCGGTGTCGTGTGGCTGGTGGATAAGCTCCAGCCGATCAACCGGGAAATCTGGCTGTTGACACAGTCCGACGGTAGGTCGCCATTTCTTGAGGCGGTTTGCCCGCTTACCGCGTTTGTCCAGCACCGTGCCCAGTACGCCAATCACCACCCGCCGTTTTTTCATGTTTTATCCAAAAAGATAAATATCGATATTGAAAGATAAAAAATAAGGAAGGCATCTGCAATCACCATTATTAGCGATAAAAATTAATTCCTTATTAATCAGTTAACTAAAAAATAATTTCATCTTTTTTCCGTTCTGGCACGCTTCTGGCAATAACTCTCTCGTCAATACGTTGAAAGCGCAGGGGGTTAAACCCCGCCGGCACGTCAGGAACGGCAGCGGCTGTTTTCCGGAGGTGTTCCGTCAACCAATGACACCTGAACAATGGGTTCGATTCCCGATTCATTCTCCCAATGAAACTGGTTGTTAATCATAGAAATAAAACGGGCACTGCGCAGTCAGCAGGCCCCAGAACAGGTCGCCGGTTTTGATGCCGCGCCGCAGGCAAAAGGGAATTCCCCTGCAGCTTCGCCTCCGCACCCGCACCTGACTTTGATAAGGAAAAGCGAAAAATGATGAAGAAAATCACTATCCGCAAAGGACAATTAGGTCTGTTAGCGAAAAACGGCGACTACTATCAGGTTCTGGAGGCGGGAGAACACCGTCTGCCATGGTTCAATACGCCAGAGGTGCTGGTGGTTAATCTGGATGGCAGCGAAGTGCCGGAAGCGTTGGCGAATTATTTACGCCGCTTTCAGCCGGACTGGGTGACGCGTTACGGTCTGGCCGTTGATCTGAGCGACAGCGAAGCGGGCGCGTTGTACATGAACGAGGTGTTGCAGGAGATCCTGCCGCCGTCAACGCGCCGTTTGTACTGGCGAGCCGATGAGGCGTTGAAACTGGTACGTATGGATACGCGTCAGGTTCAGGTGCCCGCAGAGGTCATGAATGCGGTTCTGCAACCGCGACGTAACGGTGCGGTAAAAGGTCGAGAAGCGATGCTCACCGTGCAAGTTCCGGCCTGGCATGCGGGGGTGCTGAAAATTGACGGTGAGACGCAGGCGCTGTTACCGCCGGGTCTGACGGCGTACTGGAAAGTGAATCATCTGGTTGACGCTGAAGTGGTGGATACCCGTTTGCAGGTACTGGAAGTGGGTGGTCAGGAAATTTTGACCAAAGATAAGGTCAACCTGCGCCTGAATCTGGCGGCAAACTGGCGTTACCGCGACGTGCTGCAGGCTTTTGCGCAGCTCACTAAACCGCTCGATCATCTGTACCGCGAACTGCAGTTTGCACTGCGTGAAGCCGTCGGGACGCGTACGCTGGATGAGTTGCTGGAAGATAAGCAGGTCATTGACGATGTGGTCAGCGCGCAGGTGAAAGACCGTATGGCGCCCTATGGCATCGATGTGGCCTCGCTGGGCGTGAAGGACATCGTGTTGCCGGGGGACATGAAAACGATTCTGTCTCGTCTGGTTGAAGCGGAAAAATCGGCGCAGGCCAACGTAATCCGCCGTCGTGAAGAAACGGCAGCGACGCGCTCGCTGTTGAATACGGCGAAAGTGATGGAAAACAACCCGGTGGCGCTGCGCTTAAAAGAGCTGGAAACCCTCGAAAGAGTGGCGGAGCGTATCGATAAAATCTCGGTATTCGGTGGCCTGGACCAGGTTCTGCATGGCTTAGTGAACATTAAAGGATGAGAAACATGGCGCATAACGACTATGAGCTATTGGCGTCGCAAAACGCGGCGCCGGTGAAAATGTGGACGCACGGCGTCCCGGTGGAGCCCGAGGCGCGCCAGCAACTGCTGAATACGGCGAAGATGCCGTTCATTTTTAAACACCTGGCGGTGATGCCGGATGTGCATCTGGGGAAAGGGTCAACCATCGGCAGCGTGATCCCAACCAAAGGGGCGATCATTCCGGCGGCGGTGGGGGTGGATATCGGCTGTGGGATGATTGCGGTGCAGACCTCGCTGCTGGCCGGCGATCTGCCGGATAACCTCAGCGGGTTGCGAAGCGCGATTGAGCAGGCCGTTCCACACGGGCGTACCAATACCCGTTCCCGTCGCGATAAAGGGGCGTGGGACACGCCGCCAGAGGAGGTGAGTACTCACTGGGGGACGCTGGCGCCGCGTTTTAAGCGCTTGACTGATAAATATCCTTCGCTGCTGAAAACCAATAATCATCAGCATCTGGGAACGCTGGGAACCGGTAATCACTTCATTGAGGTTTGTCTGGATGAGCAGCAGCGCGTCTGGGTGATGTTGCACAGCGGCTCGCGTGGCGTGGGGAATGCCATCGGCAACGTCTTTATCACGCTGGCGCAGCAGGATATGCAGCAGCATATCGCGAATCTCCCTGACCGAAACCTGGCGTATTTCCAGGAAGGGAGCCAGCACTACAACGACTACATCGACGCGGTGGAATGGGCGCAGGATTTTGCCCGGCAAAACCGGGAGGTGATGATGTCCCGCGTGCTGGCCGCGCTGTCGCGCATCGTGAGTAAACCGTTTATCACGCAGCAGGAAGCGGTGAATTGCCACCATAACTACGTGCAAAAAGAGCGTCACTTTGGTGAAGAAGTACTGGTAACGCGTAAAGGTGCTGTTTCCGCGCAGAAGGGCCAGATGGGGATTATTCCGGGGTCGATGGGGGCGAAAAGCTTCATCGTACGCGGGCTGGGGAATGAAGAGAGCTTCTGTTCCTGCAGCCATGGGGCGGGCAGAACCATGAGCCGAACGGCGGCCAAAAAACGCTTTACCGTAGAGGATCAGATCCGCGCGACGGCCCACGTTGAATGCCGTAAAGACAGCGAAGTGATCGATGAAATTCCAATGGCCTACAAAGACATTGATGCCGTGATGGCGGCGCAGTCTTCGCTGGTGGAGATCGTGCATACGCTGCGGCAGGTGGTGTGTGTAAAAGGATAAAAGAAGATGACGAAAAATGCAGTGAGTGTCGCGATGCGCGAACGGGTCAGGCGGCAACTCAAAGACGTGGAAACGCGCTACGGCGTCAGGGTGCTGTATGCCTGCGAATCGGGGAGTCGCGGCTGGGGATTTGCCTCACCGGATAGCGATTACGATGTGCGGTTTTTGTATGTTCATCCGCCACAGTGGTATCTGCGGGTCGACGCACCGCGGGACGTGATCGAACTGCCGATAGACGATGAACTGGACGTGTGCGGCTGGGAGTGGCGTAAAGCGCTGGGACTGCTGAAGGGCGCTAACCCGACGCTAATCGAGTGGCTGGATTCCCCGGTGGTTTATCAGCAGGATGATGCCACGGTCAGCGCACTTAAAACGATGATACCGCAATGGTTTTCTCCGCTTCGCGCCCGCTGGCACTATTACTCGATGGCGCGAAAAAACTTTCGCGGCTATTTGCAGGGAGAAGACGTGCGGCTGAAAAAATACTTCTACGTCCTGCGTCCACTGCTGGCGGTGCGTTGGGTCGAAGCAGGTAAAGGCGTTCCGCCCATGCGCTTTGCCGAACTGCTGGCGGGAAGCGAGCTGGATGCGCCGTTACGTCAGGAGATAGACGAACTGCTGGCGCGTAAACAGCGTGCGGGAGAGGCGGAGTATGGTCCGCGCCGTCCGTTGCTGCATGCGTTTATCCACACTGAACTGGCACGAGGCGAAATCTCGCCCACGTTGCCGGATAGTCGTGAAGGTGACGTGAAGGCACTGGATAGGCTGCTTTATGAGACGGTGATGGTATGACAACGTTGCCCGATGGCGCTGCGCTTATCGGGCCTACGTGGGCTAAATTTGTAGGCCGGATAAGGCGCGGAGCGCCGCTATCCGGCATTGACGCTATATTACTCAAATAAATTCTGGTGCAGTTTTTGCACCACTTGCTCGGCTTCGGTGCCAGGCACCAGGAAACAGAGGTTATGGCTGGAGGCACCATAGCAAATCATACGGATATTGAACGGTTCCAGCACGCCGAACACCTCTTTGCCGACGCCGCAGGCTTTCGACAGATCGTTACCAATCAGCGCGACCAGCGCGAGACCCTCTTCAACCTCCACCCGACACAAGGCAGACAGTTCCATCAGCAGCGACTGCGTCAGCAGCGTATCGCCGGTGGAGGTGGAGCCGGTGGTATCCAGCGTCAGCGCCACGCTCACTTCGGAGGTGGTGATCAGATCGACCGAGATATTGTGGCGCGCCAGGATACCGAACACTTCGGCCAGGAAGCCACGGGAGTGCAGCATATTCAGGCTGTGCAGTGTTAACAGGGTTTGTTTACGACGCAGTGCCAGCGCGCGGAACAGCGGGGGATTCTGGGTTTTGTTGCAGACCAGCGTACCGCCCGCTTTCGGATCTTTACTGGAGCCAACGAAGACCGGAATATCGCTGCGCACGGCGGGCAACAGGGTGGCCGGGTGCAGCACTTTCGCACCAAAGGTGGCCATTTCCGCCGCCTCTTCAAAGGCGATTTCATCAATGCGCTGCGCCGCAGGCACCACGCGCGGATCGGTGGTGTAGATACCCGGAACGTCCGTCCAGATATCGACGCGCGCGGCATGGAGCGCTTCGGCCAACAGGGCCGCCGTGTAGTCGCTGCCGCCGCGTCCGAGGGTGGTTGTGCGCCCTTTGCCTTCACTGCCGATGAAGCCCTGAGTGATCACCAACCCTTCGTTCAGACGTGGGGTCAGTTGCAGCGTGGCCAGTTCTGCCAGCGCCGCGACGTCAGGTTCGGCACGACCAAAGCGATCGTTGGTACGCATCACTTTACGCACATCGAACCACTGCGCCTGAACGTGACGCTCGCGCAGGATTTCAACAAACAACAGGGTGGACATCAGTTCGCCGTGGCTGACCAGTTCATCCGTCAGCGCGGTGGAGGTGGCGAGTGAGGCCGCTTCCGCCAGCGTGGTGATATTTTCCAGCAGACGTTCGATCTCTTCACGAATAACGTTTGGATAACGCAGACGTTCCAGGATATCGAACTGAATTTTGCGGATGGCGTCGAGTTTCTCAAAGCGTTCGGTGGGTTCCAGACCTTCAGCCAGTGCAACCAGCAGATTGGTGATGCCTGCGGAAGCGGAGAGCACCACTAAGCGCACGTTGGCATCGGAAAGCACCACGTCGGCGCTGCGGTTCATGGCATCAAAATCGGCGACGCTGGTACCGCCAAATTTGGAAACAACGATTTCTGTCATAACAACCTCGTGTCAGGGAGTGAGAAAGCGACCTGGGCACAAAGGCAGAACAGAAACCGGTGCAGGCGCAAATACCGTATTACATTTCGTCCTTCAGTCTGCCTCTTCGTTGGCTGCACCTGGGATATTCGGCCCATCCCTGGGCCTTACCCCTACGGGGCCGCAGTAAACTGCGTTCAAATCTGTTCCTGACAGATTTGTCACCACAGTCACTTACTTCTGTAAGCTCCTGTGGATTCACAGGTTTGCCGCCTTGAAGCATACTGAATGACGTTATGTATATAAATAAAAGGCATGGCCTGGACTGTCAACGCCGGGATTATGCGGATTTTTCATGCTGGCAAGTGGCTGAGTAACCGTACTTATAACAACCCTGTTTTTTCACGGCATTTGACCGTGACCAGGCAACGGCACTAAAACAATCACACTTTTCTGTGACTGGCGTTACAATCGATCCCAGTCACAATTCTCAAATCAGAAGAGTATTGCTAATGAAAAACATCAATCCAACGCAGACCTCTGCCTGGCAGGCACTACAAAAACACTTTGACGACATGAAGGACGTTACCATCGCGGATCTGTTCGCGAAGGATAGCGACCGCTTCAGCAAATTCTCCGCCACGTTTGACGATCTGATGCTGGTGGATTACTCCAAAAACCGCATCACCGAAGAGACGCTGGCGAAATTGCAGGATCTGGCGAAAGAGACCGATCTGGCGGGTGCTATCAAGTCCATGTTCTCCGGCGAGAAAATCAACCGTACTGAAGATCGTGCCGTGCTGCACGTGGCGCTGCGTAACCGTAGCAATACCCCGATTATCGTTGACGGCAAAGATGTGATGCCGGAAGTCAACGCGGTGCTGGAGAAGATGAAATCCTTCTCTGAAGCCATTATTTCCGGTCAGTGGAAGGGGTATACCGGTAAAGCGATCACCGACGTGGTTAACATCGGTATCGGCGGCTCCGACCTCGGCCCGTTCATGGTGACCGAAGCGCTGCGTCCGTACAAAAACCACCTGAATATGCACTTCGTGTCTAACGTCGACGGTACCCATATCGCCGAAGTGCTGAAGAAAGTGAACCCGGAAACCACGCTGTTCCTGGTCGCCTCCAAAACCTTCACCACCCAGGAAACCATGACCAACGCCCACAGCGCGCGTGACTGGTTCCTGAAAACCGCCGGTGATGAAAAACATGTGGCGAAACACTTCGCCGCGCTGTCGACTAATGCCAAAGCGGTCGGTGAATTCGGTATCGATACCGCCAATATGTTCGAGTTCTGGGACTGGGTGGGCGGTCGTTACTCGTTGTGGTCCGCGATTGGTCTGTCGATCATCCTGTCCGTCGGTTACGACAACTTTGTGCAGCTGCTGTCCGGCGCGCATGCGATGGATAAGCACTTCTCGACCACGCCTCTGGAGAACAACCTGCCGGTGCTGCTGGCGTTGATTGGTATCTGGTACAACAATTTCTTTGGTGCCGAGACCGAAGCGATCCTGCCGTACGACCAGTATATGCACCGTTTCGCGGCTTACTTCCAGCAGGGCAACATGGAGTCCAACGGGAAATACGTTGACCGTAACGGCAACCCGGTGGATTACCAGACGGGTCCGATCATCTGGGGTGAGCCGGGAACCAACGGTCAGCACGCGTTCTATCAGCTGATTCACCAGGGAACCAAAATGGTGCCTTGTGATTTCATCGCCCCGGCGATTACCCATAACCCGCTGTCCGATCACCATCCGAAGCTGCTGTCTAACTTCTTCGCCCAGACGGAAGCGCTGGCGTTCGGGAAATCGCGTGAAGTGGTTGAGCAGGAATACCGTGACCAGGGTAAAGATCCGGCCACGCTGGACCACGTGGTGCCGTTCAAAGTGTTCGAAGGCAACCGCCCGACCAACTCCATCCTGCTGCGTGAAATCACCCCGTTCAGCCTGGGTGCGCTGATCGCGCTCTATGAGCACAAAATCTTTACTCAGGGCATCATCCTGAACATCTTCACCTTCGACCAGTGGGGCGTTGAGCTGGGTAAACAGCTGGCGAACCGCATTCTGCCGGAGCTGAAAGATGATAACGCGATTGAAAGCCACGACAGCTCGACTAACGGATTGATTAATCGTTATAAAAACTGGCGTTAATCTGGCGCAGTGCCGGATGGCGACGCTAATGCGTCTTATCCGGCCTACTTTCTACCGTAGGCCTGATAAGCGAAGCGCCATCAGGCATTGAAGTGCCGATGGCGTATCCGGCCCGGTCCATACCGTAGGCCTGATAAGCGAAGCGCCATCAGGCATTAAAGTGCCGATAGTGTATCCGGCCCGATCCATACCGTAGGCCTGATAAGCGAAGCGCCATCAGGCATTGAAGTGCCGATGATGTATCCGACCCGGTCCATACCGTAGGCCTGATAAGCGTAGCGTCATCAGGAAAATTAATAATGAAATGAGCCGATATTATTATCGGCTTTTTTTATAAGATAATTCCGGTTGTCCGTGTTGTTTCCCACAATTCTATATTGAGCATAATCCTAAAATAATAAATAACCGCAAAATAACTCCGTGTTATTTTAGGATAATACGGATCCTTTAGCTAAATATATTTAATGTTAACATGTTGTTTTTAATGGTTATTATTATTTTTATAAAAATGAATTGTTCAGCAAAAGTCCAATTATCCTAAAACCCTCTTGCTATTTCCCCCTGCCGTAATTCGCATGCTTTAGTTGTGTATACTCGATCCCGCCCGAAACGCTTTTGGGTAAATCTCCATTCATTCAATGAAGGGAAATTGTTATGAAAAAAGTTCTGTATGGCATTTTTGCCATATCTGCGCTTGCGGCGAGTTCTGTCTATGCAGCCCCCGTTCAGGTGGGTGAAGCGGCAGGGTCGGCAGCAACGTCGGTGTCGGCGGGTAGCTCCTCCGCATCCAGCGTGAGCACCGTAAGTTCGGCGGTGGGTGTCGCTCTCGCGGCAACCGGCGGCGGTGATGGTTCCAATACCGGGACCACCACCACAACCACCACCAGTACCCAGTAAGATCGGTACATTTAATCCTAACCACACTTCGGTGTGGTTATTTTGCCCCTCTGGAGAAGAGTCGTGAAGCGACCTGCACTCATACTACTTTGCCTGCTGTTACAGGCATGCTCAGCCACCACAAAGCAACTGGGCAACTCACTGTGGGACAGTCTGTTTGGCACGCCCGGCGTACAGCTAACGGATGATGACATTCAAAACATGCCCTACGCCAGCCAGTACATGCAGCTTAACGGCGGGCCGCAGCTGTTTGTGGTGCTCGCTTTCGCAGAGAACGGGCAGCAGAAATGGGTGACGCAGGATCAGGCCACTCTCGTGACTCAGCACGGTCGTCTGGTGAAGACGCTGCTTGGCGGCGACAACCTTATCGACGTGAATAACCTCGCGAATGACCCGCTGAATAAACCGAATCAGATAGTCGACGGCGCCACCTGGACCCGCACGATGGGCTGGACCGAATACCAGCAGGTGCGCTATGCCACCGCGCGTTCGGTCTTTAGATGGGATGGCAACGACACGGTAAACGTCGGCAGCGAAAAGACCCCGGTTCGCGTGCTGGATGAAGCCGTCACGACCGATCAAGCACGCTGGCATAACCGTTACTGGGTTGATGACGAAGGGCAAATCCGCCAGTCGGAGCAGTATTTGGGCGCGAACTATTTCCCGGTGAAAACCACGCTGATTAAGGCGGCAAAATCATGATGAAACGGACTATTGCGGCGCTGATCTTCAGTTTGAGCGCGTCATCTGTTTTTGCTGCGGGAACCGTTAAGGTCTTTAGCACCGGTAGCGCGGAACCGAAAACGCTTACCGGCGCTGAACATCTTATCGACCTGGTG from Citrobacter amalonaticus Y19 includes:
- the yjbE gene encoding exopolysaccharide production protein YjbE, with protein sequence MKKVLYGIFAISALAASSVYAAPVQVGEAAGSAATSVSAGSSSASSVSTVSSAVGVALAATGGGDGSNTGTTTTTTTSTQ
- a CDS encoding YjbF family lipoprotein, which encodes MKRPALILLCLLLQACSATTKQLGNSLWDSLFGTPGVQLTDDDIQNMPYASQYMQLNGGPQLFVVLAFAENGQQKWVTQDQATLVTQHGRLVKTLLGGDNLIDVNNLANDPLNKPNQIVDGATWTRTMGWTEYQQVRYATARSVFRWDGNDTVNVGSEKTPVRVLDEAVTTDQARWHNRYWVDDEGQIRQSEQYLGANYFPVKTTLIKAAKS
- a CDS encoding DNA polymerase beta superfamily protein — translated: MTKNAVSVAMRERVRRQLKDVETRYGVRVLYACESGSRGWGFASPDSDYDVRFLYVHPPQWYLRVDAPRDVIELPIDDELDVCGWEWRKALGLLKGANPTLIEWLDSPVVYQQDDATVSALKTMIPQWFSPLRARWHYYSMARKNFRGYLQGEDVRLKKYFYVLRPLLAVRWVEAGKGVPPMRFAELLAGSELDAPLRQEIDELLARKQRAGEAEYGPRRPLLHAFIHTELARGEISPTLPDSREGDVKALDRLLYETVMV
- the pgi gene encoding glucose-6-phosphate isomerase, which produces MKNINPTQTSAWQALQKHFDDMKDVTIADLFAKDSDRFSKFSATFDDLMLVDYSKNRITEETLAKLQDLAKETDLAGAIKSMFSGEKINRTEDRAVLHVALRNRSNTPIIVDGKDVMPEVNAVLEKMKSFSEAIISGQWKGYTGKAITDVVNIGIGGSDLGPFMVTEALRPYKNHLNMHFVSNVDGTHIAEVLKKVNPETTLFLVASKTFTTQETMTNAHSARDWFLKTAGDEKHVAKHFAALSTNAKAVGEFGIDTANMFEFWDWVGGRYSLWSAIGLSIILSVGYDNFVQLLSGAHAMDKHFSTTPLENNLPVLLALIGIWYNNFFGAETEAILPYDQYMHRFAAYFQQGNMESNGKYVDRNGNPVDYQTGPIIWGEPGTNGQHAFYQLIHQGTKMVPCDFIAPAITHNPLSDHHPKLLSNFFAQTEALAFGKSREVVEQEYRDQGKDPATLDHVVPFKVFEGNRPTNSILLREITPFSLGALIALYEHKIFTQGIILNIFTFDQWGVELGKQLANRILPELKDDNAIESHDSSTNGLINRYKNWR
- the lysC gene encoding lysine-sensitive aspartokinase 3, with protein sequence MTEIVVSKFGGTSVADFDAMNRSADVVLSDANVRLVVLSASAGITNLLVALAEGLEPTERFEKLDAIRKIQFDILERLRYPNVIREEIERLLENITTLAEAASLATSTALTDELVSHGELMSTLLFVEILRERHVQAQWFDVRKVMRTNDRFGRAEPDVAALAELATLQLTPRLNEGLVITQGFIGSEGKGRTTTLGRGGSDYTAALLAEALHAARVDIWTDVPGIYTTDPRVVPAAQRIDEIAFEEAAEMATFGAKVLHPATLLPAVRSDIPVFVGSSKDPKAGGTLVCNKTQNPPLFRALALRRKQTLLTLHSLNMLHSRGFLAEVFGILARHNISVDLITTSEVSVALTLDTTGSTSTGDTLLTQSLLMELSALCRVEVEEGLALVALIGNDLSKACGVGKEVFGVLEPFNIRMICYGASSHNLCFLVPGTEAEQVVQKLHQNLFE